ttgattaaagtgtttatcacagagtccatcaggcagtccttatagaaaaaaaatgtccatgaaacAACCACAAGCAATACTTTAAAAGTCCCAAGCTGTTATATCAGGTCCATATTGAGAATGCAGGTTGAGCCagtaaagtttaaacacaaaacaaaaaaaacaaaatgagacttctatgagaggtgctcgttaaaccctgaTGTATaaccaaaatgagacttctatgagaggtgctcgttaaaccctgaTGTATaaccaaaatgagacttctatgagaggtgctcgttaaaccctgaTGTATaaccaaaatgagacttctatgagaggtgctcgttaaaccctgaTGAATaaccaaaatgagacttctatgagaggtgctcgttaaaccctgaTGTATaaccaaaatgagacttctatgagaggtgctcgttaaaccctgaTGTATAACCAAAATAAGACTTCTATgagaggtgctcgttaaaccctgaTGAATAACCAAAATGATAATAATCCCAAACAGTCAGAACAAAACAGATAATCCAGCAGCGAAAGATAAGATTCCTCCCCATCAGGGGATCTCACCCAGTTCTTCCTTGGTCCTGTCGAGCTtggagtttccaaccaggtaaggagacaaaaagtgatgatttggatAATAAGTGGATTAGTCACTGTTGTTGCTCttaggataaaaaaaataaacaatttaaatgatgtAGATAGTTTCCATTGGGCAGGAGATTAGATAACTGGTTACTTTCCaactggaaaatggcagattagaaaaaatacactgtttctaACAACCAACCGATCATTGCTTCCCGATCTCTCTTTTATAGACAGCAACCTTCTTCAAAAAACCCTGCTCTTTCCTCCAAACACTCTGCATCCACACAAAACCACACCCGAAAAAGAATCACCCCCTTCCcaggaagtaatagccatatttaaagggctcccaattaagatacttagacaatgataaatcaagctcaataagccctttgTCAAGGCAATTAGCAACACCTGCCTCTAATTAGAACTTCCATGTGGAAATTTAGGAAAAGAGCATTCAGTTAAAACAACagagaccagtgcagagataaaccccttaccaaaaactgacagtaaattgatatagcttcacctaagttttaccttatgaatctgaaaggccCACTTTAGAACCgaggacaaaattacttatttagaaattgaatagagaattaacttaacctggccaggtattctgatactcaattaagagcaggAGGCAGCAAATTACTACAACCTTAacactgaggctaatcaagctggtagtaaaacctggaatggatgaaactgctacaCAATGGGAGTCAATTTCTATCCCTGCTACGACTACtgctactaaataataaagtaaaacacaTCTGCCGCCCAGGGGATGTGAACCCTAAATTAAAATCTAACCTTAACCTTGACTACCTCCTGTCCCAGGACCCCTCCCTCCACAGCACACACCAGAGCCATTTCTGAGAAACAGTAACTGCAAAAGAAGAAACACTGGAATCAGTCAGACATCAGCAACAGCCAGCCAGGGATGgggataagactcctattgcacagcagtttcactcgCCCTGGCACATAGGCGACTGGCTGAGACGTGTCTTGTTGAACTTGCAGGAAAACcaggaacgggtgaaactgctgtggaatgggagtcttattacaGACAGCAGCTTCATACAAGATCTCTTAAAACGAACAGAGATATCGTTCTGCTGAGTTAGTTTGTGCCTAAACAACATGAGTGGAACAAGCACAAGGATCTTACACAAGCTGGGATCCCACTACAGCTCAGTATAGCTCACTTCTTCGCTAAATACACAGCAGAGACAAACTAGAATCCTTCTTCAGagaaaataacaatataaaaatgaccctgctgctgtatttgCAAGTCAAATTCGGAGCACTTCTCTGGTCGATGCCTCTGTGGAATTTGCCTATCAACTCAAGAGAGACAAACACATATTGGGAGTCGATGTACAGTCCCCTTGAGTCATGCTTTTGATCCTTTTTTAAAAACCCTGCAAAACAAGGCAGCAGCGTCGTTGCGTCCCAGTTCACAAATCCGATGCAAGACtgcttgtgtctgtctgtctgtctgtctgtctgcgtctctctctgtctctgtccctcCTCAGCTGACAAAGCTCACCAGCACGTTGTTTCGGATCTGAAGCAGCAGCTCAGAGTCCTCTCCCACAGGATCCATGCCCTTATCCGTGCCGGATTTCAGGAGCACTGAACGAGAGAAAGGACGAAAAACCCCGAGGAGCCCCCAAAACAGTTGTTTATCCTCACGAaacaagactcctactgcacagcagtttcatccagtccaggttttcctaccagccacagtgtgtacaggtaacaagttcaggtgtgtcttattaaaaccaggaatggatcacactgcgatgcaatgggagtctgaacAAGGATGTCATTAACATCCACCCTCCATGatcttaattcaaaattattattattattattatttatttcttagcagacgcccttatccagggcgacttacaatcgcaagcaaatacaaatacattcaagtgttacaatataagtcatacaataagaacaagaaatacaataattctcaagtgtgacaaaccacaattcaataatacagcagataatagtgaaagttacatcaggatatgattaagtagtgatagttacatcaggatatgattaagtacaaaatactacagattaaacacttgggagattacaatattctgaggtacaggattaaatgcagtaaaatagggggcagataagagcaaaataaagcatatttaaatgaagggtgatagtgtcccaggatacaacagaggagttctacaggtgctgtttgaagaggtgagtcttaaggaggcgccggaatgtggtcagggactgggcagtcctgacatctgtaggaaggtcgttccaccactgcggagcaagggtggagaaggagcgggctcgggaggcaggggagcgtagcggaggtagagccagtcttctagtgcaggcggagcggagaggtcgagtgggggtgtagggagagatgagggtctggaggtagctgggtgcagtctgatcaaggcatctgtaggctagtacaagagtcttgaactggatgcgagcggtgatcgggagccagtggagcgagcggagtagtggagtagcgtgggcgaagcgaggtagagagaacaccaggcgagcagcagagttctggatgagctggagcggacgggtggcggacgcagggaggccagccaggagggagttgcagtagtctaggcgggagagtaccagggcctgg
The sequence above is a segment of the Acipenser ruthenus chromosome 7, fAciRut3.2 maternal haplotype, whole genome shotgun sequence genome. Coding sequences within it:
- the LOC117415531 gene encoding uncharacterized protein LOC117415531, translating into MTGQKPDPVWITIREKPKVVKPERSDEPEAKKPKLDLKETTLVKKHISTLARTCRFFLSNIRRIRPFLTNYATQLLVQALVLSRLDYCNSLLAGLPASATRPLQLIQNSAARLVFSLPRFAHATPLLRSLHWLPITARIQFKTLVLAYRCLDQTAPSYLQTLISPYTPTRPLRSACTRRLALPPLRSPASRARSFSTLAPQWWNDLPTDVRTAQSLTTFRRLLKTHLFKQHL